TTAGACCTCTCTTATGCTTTCAAGGTTCCCATGGGTACCGTGGTGAAGGAGGATGGCGAGGTCGTGGCCAATCTCAGCCAGCACGGCGAAGAATACGTCGCAGCCTATGGGGGCGCCGGAGGGAAAGGCAATCGCTTCTTCCTGGACAATTTCAATCGCGCGCCCGTGACAGCGACTGAAGGAGAACCAGGTCAAGAAAGAGTTCTGCATCTGGAACTCAAGACTATGGCCCACGCGGGGATGGTGAGCGTTCTTTGTTTCAGGAGGTCCGAAGAAACCAAAACTTCCTTTTTAAGTCAAGAAAGAATCTCCGTAACTTCTCTGGGCAATGTGAATTGTGTTAAAACGTGGCATGTGGGATAATTTGCTCCCTCCTTCTAATTCTTGGTTTGGGGGCATCTTAATTAGACCTATTGATTTGCTGGCTCAAGTTGCTGATAATGCCTAACAGCCTAAAAATCTCATCTAGCCATTATTGACTTGAAGCGTAGGGCTGTGGCAAAGGGGAATTGGTCTTCTAGACGTTGGCTTGATGAACATTGATGCAGGTCATCCAAGCGGGTTTTTTATCCTAGACCCCCTGTGATTacatagggagccagcgtggtgtagtggttaagagtggtggtttggagcggtggactcacgtctggagaaccgggtttgattcctcactcctccacgagtcatggaggctagtctggtgagccaggttgattcccccactcctacacatgaagccagatgggtgaagCCAgctattgaccttacacctttatatgtacggacagtctgtgattctgcggtgcaaaactattgtgtctggaaattttgatgtgttggcacgagattggtcagtcaaccgtattaataaacttgagccagctaggtgaccttgggctagtcacagctgtcttagagctctcgctgccccacctacctcacagggtgtctgttgtggggaggggaaggtgattgtaagctggtttgagtctcccttaagtggtagagaaagtcggcatataaaaactaactcttctttatATGAAAGTATGCAGGTGCTTTCTTTTTCACAACCAATCTGTGCAGTTTGATGGTTTACGGTGATTTGTGACGACAGCAGGGTGGCGCTGTCAGGGGCGGTTGCCCTTCAGATAATCCAGATTGGGCTCTTGATTTTGAACGTTCCAGGTGGGATTCCCTAACGCAGGGAAGTCTTCGCTGTTACGAGCCATCTCCAACGCAAAACCGGCAGTGGCGGCGTACCCGTTCACAACCTTAAATCCTCACGTGGGCATCGTCCATTATGAAAATTATGAGCAAGTCGCAGGTATGGTTTCGTGAGACTTCGCTATTGCTGCTGAATATTTGTTTTGATTGAGTTGTCAGCAGTGCATTCCTTCTCGAAAGGGTATAAACAAATGGTGCGATATTTCTATAAAACTGGTGCGATGCCTCCTATGTCCCTTAGCAGTagataagagcaagagtccagcagcaccttaaagacgtaacaaaatttctggcagggtatgagctctcgtgagcctcagctcacttcttcagatagctcataccctgccagaaatggcttttgtctttaaggtgatactggactcttgctctttttttctactactattgacagactaacatggctacccgtcATGATCTATCTCCTATGTCCCTTGTAATACATGGTTACTCTGGTCTTTGATACCCTAGTCAGTGGTCTTGAGCCTGTGGGTTGGGAGCCTCAAGTGGCTCTCAAGCCCCTAGAGAGCCACCTTTTTTGTTCTGTGGCAGGATCTGCTGCCAAGGCATATGTGTAGCAATCAAGGGTGTGATGTTCCCCTCCTGTCTCTTTGCGTGCACTCTGAGAATAGCCACAGGATAGTGAGATGAAGTTACTCAGTGGTGGAGAGGATTATATTTTAGCACTGGCAGGTCCGGACACTGTGGTTCCTCCTCTTCTTGCCACTTGACTGTGATGTCCCACACTCACTATTCAGTGTCCCCCTGCTGCCACATGGGGATTAAgacccccctgttcttagaccgtgGTCTTGAGCAATAGAAGCATAAAACCTAAACAAGACCCCTATCTAAAAAcgcctcccttcgactcttctctgcagcctctaaaaaCCGTGCAACGAAATAAGTACATTGAGGgccagagtcctctaagaggaactgaactttTTCTgtaaagttgctcgagaaaatgtggaccatttattaaaacatgacAGAATCCATTTtagccagtctgaaaaagggatccttagcagacaacccagcaaaaccattgaaaaagggcaattaaatctcaAGTGCGTAAAGGTTCTACATAACTTTCAAccaaccagagaatccaaatGGGCATACCTGTGGTTGAAAGGTGGCCCCCTAAGGCTCCAGACCACCACCCTAGACCAAACagggccaaaaaaaaaatgtaattgttGAGACCACAGAGCAGTCCATTAAAGTGAAAAACTTCCTGCAGTTGATCAAAATACAAGTACAGCTTTAAGCTGCAACCAGGCATCAAGTACCAACCTGTcaaatacttatttattttttttgtttatttatttattcaaatttatagcccgccctcatccccagcaagccagggtcagggcgggtaacaataattaaaatacataaaatcatcaagtatcattaaaacatcaatGCCTTAATAGAACATCAATGAAACCTCGTAATACACTCATAAACAGGTGGCCTTAAATTTACCTAGGTGCCACTGTATAACAAAATATCAGCAGATCAACCCCCCCACAGATGttaagagtgggggggagggatggggaggccagtaatgatagACGCTCTTGTGGccgtcctcaattataggcctggcggaacagctcccTTTTACAGGCCATccggaactccttaagatcccgcaTGGggcctgatgtcaccaggaagacttccaccaggccggggccgaaaaagccctggcccttgttgaggatagccgcacattcttcgggctggggaccaccaggagattacTATTAGTAGAGTGTATGGCTCTTTAGGGGGCagaccaggagaggcggtcccgcaggtacgGTGGTTTCATACTTGCCAGTTTACAAGTTCTCATGACCCCTCTCAAACTACCAGAACTCTACCACTTGCTGCGTTCTGTCTTTGCAGTTGCTGACATCCCCGGCATCATAAAAGGAGCCCATGAAAACAGGGGCCTGGGCTTTGCCTTCCTGAGACACATCGAACGCTGTCTCTTTCTTCTGTATGTGCTGGATCTCTCTGTGTCTGAGCCATGGACTCAGCTCCAAGACTTAAAGTACGAACTGGAACAGTACGAAGAAGGCTTGTCGAATAGGCCGCACGCCATCATTGGAAATAAGCTCGACCTTCCCCAGTCGAAGAGCAATTTAGCTCTGCTTAAGGAGCGAGTGGAACACAGGGTCATCCCCCTCTCCGCTCTGACGGGGGAAAATCTAGAGGAATTGTTCTTGCACCTGAAAGAACTGTATGATGATTACATCAAAACCGAAGAAGCCCGGAAGCAAAAACCTCTAAAATGGTAGCTGGCCACGGTTCTGCAAATGCAATTCTGCATTTAGGCGGAAGAAACGGGGGGAAGCGTGTATGATTTGTAGTCTTCCGTCGGTTGAACGCATGACTGCAGGATTTACTTTTCTCCTCCAGGCCTAAGGATACGCTGAAAAATAAATTGTTTCTTCTCATTTGGAGGTGAGAGAAAAGAGAATCCCTAAACCATTCTTCAGTTGATCTGATTTGCAGCATGTTACACCGAATGTGGACTTCTGGGTGCAAGAAGGAAACACCCGCGCGTTACTGATGTCAAATTCTTGGCCCCACCCTGGAAATTGTGCTTTTGTTCACACGGGGGGGGCAAAACTAGAAGTGCGGGTCTTTAAAGAGTTGGGGTTCCCTGCAGCCACCGGGGACGGCTCTCAAAAAGCAAAGGAGAGTCCATTTGAGCTCCGAATGCCACTGTGGCGGGGGACCttcctacccctcccctccccagccatttTTCCCATGCTGAAACAGCTTGGGCGGGGGAGTTATGTCCCCTGTTTCCTGCCCTGTGTGAATATTCGGAGCACGTGGAGCGCCAAAACCAGGAAAACAACCCCAAAGAGATGCTGTGTTGCTGAAGGGAGCGTTTGTTGGGTCCAGGGACCCCAGACCCCCATCTCTTTAATAACCTGCACATCTAGTTTGGTGCTGAggtacaaaatatttaaaaaaattcctgcagCTCTCTGCATTTTAACACATTCCCATCAATGATCTGAACTTACCGTGGACTCCTCCCAATATTTAATCTCACAGCATCCACCGTTCCATTTATCCAAATTCTTCAGGCGAGAAACGTTTGCAGCAAAATAACCAAGTCCTTGTAGAAGCACAATAAAGAagtgtgcctttaaaaaaacactgtcAAGTGAAATTGCTTCCCCCCCTTACTCACTTCAATTAGAAATGTAAATGATAATTATGATCTAGCTTTCTTCCAGGAGGCACTGgataaaaaatgttaaaataaatcCTCTGAGCCCTTGAGATCATGTAgagtataaatttaaataaacgttttgcagacttttttaaaaagtctgtcattatatgtctctgtgtgtgtaagaGCTAATGCTCTCCCTATTTTGATATCCGGGGCTCCAGCTTGCGTCCTGGTGCAATTGACTGGAGCCACAGGGCAGTTGGAGCCACCTGGGTGGTTGTGGCATTCATtgcagttgagagccagcgtggcgtagcggttaagagtggtggtttggagcagtggactctgacctggggaaccaggttggtttccccactcctccacataaagccagctgggtgaccttgggctagtcacactctctcagccccacctacctcacagggtgtctgttgtggggaagggaaggtgactgtaagccaatttaattcttccttaagtggtagagaaagtcggcatataaaaaccaactcttcttctgatgtgCAGGGGCAAGGAGCTTGTTTCTCTGGAGGGCTCTGTGAGAAATTTCTACCATGATGTGTTCAGACTTCTctctgggggagagggggggggacccGCAATTTCtaaacatttcctttttttaaaaaagagggtcGTCTAAAGTTCGTTAGAACTTAACAATTTGATAATGGGTTTCAGTATCTgcatactttccccccctccattacaggttgagtatcccttaccagactctttgggaccagaagtggtcttcattttttatttttcctctattttggaatatttgcatacatataatgaaatatcttgggaatgggacccaagtaaatatattttaaatacacttcatacacatagcctgaatgtagttttaaacaatatttttaatatattgtcgacggctttcacggtcagagttcatcggttcttgtaggttatccgggctgtgtgaccgtggtcttggtattttctttcctgacgtttcgccagcagctgtggcaggcatcttcagaggagtaacactgaaggacagtgttactcctcgaagatgcctgcctcagctgctggcgaaacatcaggaaagaaaataccaagaccacggtcacacagcccggataacctacaagaaccgatgaatatttttaataattttgtgtacgttgaaccatcagaaagcaaattggtgtgctgttgagggcctgtgagtaaagcctgcatgcctgctcaaaaagtctggttttcgggtcagtctggatatcggatgtccggataagggatgctcaacctgtccTTTGCTCTTGGCAAGCAGGACCGATTCGCCATGCTGCCATCCATATTTCAGGAATGGAAGGTGTTGCCGCCATACCTGCCACTTACAAAGGCTGTTGTCACAGACAAACCAATAGAGCCTGCTGCTCAGGCTAGAGGCACGACCACCCACTTGTCTTTCTCCACAGAGCATTTATAGGTTCCAGAGGTCTGTGTAGCggtgttcgaatccccactctaccatggaagcctggttgggtgacctcaggccagtcacatgctctcagcctcacctacttcacagggctgttgtgaggataaaacagaggaaaggagaacgagaatctggagaaccagctttgattccccactcctccatatgagcggcagactctaatctgatgaacccggttggtttccccgctccttcacatgaagcctgctgggtgaccttgggctagtcatagttctcccGTAGGCCTCATCTTGGACATTGAGGTTATCATCAGAGGTTCTTCTTTGCTTGcctcttttgtttttttagggCATGgtggctagcctgacctcatcagatctcggaagctaagcagggtgggccctggttagtacttggatgggagacggccaaggaagtccagggttgcttctcagaggcaggcaatggccaaccacctctgaatgtctcttgcattgaaaacccgaCAGGATTGCCACGAGTCTGTTGCAACTCAACGGCCCTTTGCACGAGCACCACAAAAGCGAGGACCTTTTCAACAGCGGAGGCATGACTTTGCAACCCCTTCCTGCCTTCTTCTTACCAATGTTGCAGCTGCTTTTGAGGATAAGTTTTAGAATTTGAAACTGGGGGATTACTTGGAATTTACTTGCTCTCTGACAGTACGTGGTCTGATGCTTGCGGCATCGTTCTTGCTGGATTGTTACTGTTTTCTTGTTCATCCTTTTTTGTTGTGGGTCCCATGTAGGAGTGAAGGACACAACAGAAACCCTTGTCATCAGCAAACGAAATAAACGGCCTGCAGTGAAGCGGAATCTTCTCGCaacgatttttttaaaaaaatcattgaacTCTGAGCGAGGCTGTGTATACTTTTGTTTCCATTGTGCTCGGAACAAACATTGGTGATAAAACGTCCAGCTATTCACTCTCCGAGCGGTTGCTGGGGGAAGGAAAATAAGAAGATGTGTTGGTTGCATTAAGTAGGTAGCGGCGGTAACGGCTCAAGGATGAGCAATCGTCTCGGAGGGCCTGAGAGCTGCATGAATCACTATAAACCTTTATCCTGACTCGACTTCTTATGGTTTTGGTGCCTTTCCCAGATGTTTTCACACAAGTCCAGACTTTTCTTTTGTTAAGCCTAAGTGTAAACAGTGTGCtttaaaaataagaaagaaaaagaacactAGGATTGGATGGAGCAAGTTAACAGAAACAGatcttcccttcttccccacaAAAGAAAAGCTCCTGCTGACCAACAACGTGAATGGAGTCCTAATGGACTCCAGCGAGAAGGAATCAGCTGAAGTTGCTTCCATCACTACTCCCTTCCCTATCCATGTGCATGAGAGAGGATGGTATGTTTTGCAGAGTCTTCTGACCCTCGGTGGCTTTGGGGGCATGTACAGGGGGGtgcccggacctggatggcccaggctaccccgatctcggaagctaagcagggtcagccgccAGTGAGGACTTAGTGGGCGACCatctaggaagtccagggttgctacgcagaggcaggcaatggcatcccacctctgttcctctcttgccttggaaatttacttttagaagaagaggaaaagctgttttttatatgccaactttctctaccacttaaggaagaaccaaactggcttaccatcaccttcccctctccccaaaagacaccctgtgacacaggtggggttgagggagctgtgactagcccaaggtcacccagctggcctcatgtgtaggagtggggaaacaaatccagttcaccagattatccttcGCCGctcggggaatcaaacccggttctccagatcagactcctcctctccaaaccaccactcttaaccactacaccaatgggGACTACTCGCCTCcatatatcctcacaacaaccctgtgaggtaggctaggctgagagagtgtgacgggcctaaggtcacccagagagcttccatggcatgagtggggattcgaacctggttcttctaGATACTAGTCTGACGATGAAtcatgtgacttgacagcattgtCCACCACCACAGGGAGGtggtgtgggaagggaaggaatatGCTTCTTCTAAGAACTGACTCCATTCAGGAGTGCTTGGGTCAACCCATTGCAGTTTTAAGGAAGTGAGTATGTAGACTACATCCAGCGTGTTGGATGACCACTAGGAAAGAAGGAATGGTTAAGCATCACATGAAGACTGAAGGACCAAAGGGAGAGGTAGtgtgtgtggtgtagtagttagagtgttggactgagaGGTCAGGGTTTAAGACCCCACACAGCTATGAAGCACATTGGTGATGATGGGCTAGTCTCTCAGattgacctacttcacagggctaatccaggggaggggagagacgtgAACTCGGtgaaggaaaggcagcataaaaagtaTTGCTaagagccatgctgggtcagaccaaggcccagcagtctgttcacacagctgccaaccaggtgcttctatgaagcccacaagcaagatgactgaagcagcattatcctgcctgtattccaaagcacctagtataacaggcctgctcctctgatcctggagagaatcggtatgcatcatgactagtacccattttaacttgtagccatgaatacccctctcctccatgaacatgtccactcctcttaaagccttccaagtgggcagccatcaccacatcctggggcagggagttccacaatttaattatttgttgtgtgaagaaagactcccttttatctgttttgaatctctcaccctccagcttcagcagatgatgtcttagtattatgagagagggataaaagcttctccctgtccactctctccataccaggaataattttatagacctctttcatgtctccccataactgccttctttccaagctaaacagccctaagctagATAGACCAAGGCATAAGCTAAGAAGTGGGCATTGCCTACAATCCACTAGTGAACAGAGGCTGCAATCTGAAGGGTACTTTCCTGGGGCTTAAGCCCCCACTGACTAACATGGAACttaagtagacctgtttaggattgctccctaaacaTCCTTATGCCCACTGATACTTAAATTTGTAATGGATCGTGGCTGAGAACAAACCTTAAGGCAGGGTTgtggaactcaattgttacgagggccggatatgacataaatgccacttggtcgggccgctccatgcctcaccagcccagaccgAGAGTGGAGGGTGTGtgcggctgcctcggctggttcgttggcctgataagagctctcggggccagatctggcccatgggcctgaTGTTTGACACTTCTGCCTTAAAGCGTGTAAAGATTAGCGGCAGCCACATTTCCTGTaagatgggtttttttaaaacccagcaaGGCTGTGAGTGACATGTTTTAGTAAATCTtcctaatccttttttttttttactgcatggCTTTGAACGTACTCCTTAGTTACTCATTAGAATTCAGAGCCCTGGGTAACTAGGAAGGAACCCAGCCGTGCTCCCTGGATTGCTCTTCCAACAACCGTTCTTTTTATACTGCAAGAAAAACctccttttgtttccttcttgttTCCCTATGTTAATAGGGGGGAAATGAGAGGAAGGGAGGACCGATTACCGCTCATAATTAGCATTAGCCTGTGTGGCTGTCAAATAACCCATCACCTTGCataacggggtggggtgggggaatatagGATCCTCTTCACCCAGCAGAGCCGGTATTTTGTCTGGAGCTTGTTTACTTGACCACTTGAGCCCCCGGCAGCCGCGAATCTTTACCGAGCCCAGTCTGACTTTTTCAGCAACGCTAGAGGCCGATGGTGGGGTGCCGCGTGCAGAACAGGGCACagatggttttttggggggcactcACCGTTTTTTGAGAGGTTGTCAGGCGCCCCATGCTAGTCCGGGCGGAGTTCAGCCTGTGTCCCAGGTGGGTACACTGTGGGCTCAAAGTTAGCATCGGatagtctgtggctcagtggcagagcctctgctttgcatgccaaaggtcccaggttcaatccccagcatctccaggtaaaaggattcGGTAGCATGTGATTGTAaacacctgagatcctggaaagcaactgccggtcagagtagacaacactggtcTAGAGAGAGcaatggtctaactcagtataaagcagcataTGATGAtgaaaagttagggttgccaggtccctctttgccaccggcaggaggtttttggggtggagtctgagaagggtgaggtttggggtggggagggacttcaatgctatagagtctatttgccaaaatggccattttctccaggtgaactgatctctatcggcaggagatcagttgtaacagcaggagatctcctgctagtacctggagcttggcaaccctatgaaaagtTCTAGTTGTCACAGGATTGTGTGAATAGTCCAGCTAGTGAAG
This Euleptes europaea isolate rEulEur1 chromosome 2, rEulEur1.hap1, whole genome shotgun sequence DNA region includes the following protein-coding sequences:
- the MTG2 gene encoding mitochondrial ribosome-associated GTPase 2, translated to MLQVKILGAWLERRCRPTCSYILGCLLQKQAKNWHRDLSTTCAKCSKSRRSGHKRNLSEKKQSQYFVDHRKVQMTGGKGGDGISCFHSEPRKMYGGPDGGNGGDGGHIILKVDQQVKSLSSVLPIYRGASGEKGGSKNCYGSVGRCTYIKVPMGTVVKEDGEVVANLSQHGEEYVAAYGGAGGKGNRFFLDNFNRAPVTATEGEPGQERVLHLELKTMAHAGMVGFPNAGKSSLLRAISNAKPAVAAYPFTTLNPHVGIVHYENYEQVAVADIPGIIKGAHENRGLGFAFLRHIERCLFLLYVLDLSVSEPWTQLQDLKYELEQYEEGLSNRPHAIIGNKLDLPQSKSNLALLKERVEHRVIPLSALTGENLEELFLHLKELYDDYIKTEEARKQKPLKW